The following proteins come from a genomic window of Leopardus geoffroyi isolate Oge1 chromosome A3, O.geoffroyi_Oge1_pat1.0, whole genome shotgun sequence:
- the LZTS3 gene encoding leucine zipper putative tumor suppressor 3 isoform X1, with translation MAPADRASEGPRLEDPSAPHPLGKCPLGLVMAKLETLPVRADPGRDPLLAFAPRPSELGPPDPRLAMGSVGSGVAHAQEFAMKSVGTRTGGGGSQGSFPGPRSSGGGASRERPGRYPSEDKALANSLYLNGELRGSDHTDVCGNVVGSSGGSSSSGGSDKAPPQYREPSHPPKLLATSGKLDQCSEPLVRPSAFKPVVPKNFHSMQNLCPPQTNGTPEGRQGPGGLKGGLDKSRTMTPAGGGGGGLSDSGRNSLTSLPTYSSSYSQHLAPLSASTSHINRIGTASYGGGSGGSSGGGSGYQDLGTSDSGRASSKSGSSSSMGRPGHLGSGEGGGGALPFAACSPPSPSALIQELEERLWEKEQEVAALRRSLEQSEAAVAQVLEERQKAWERELAELRQGCSGKLQQVARRAQRAQQGLQLQVLRLQQDKKQLQEEAARLMRQREELEDKVAACQKEQADFLPRMEETKWEVCQKAGEISLLKQQLKDSQADVSQKLSEIVGLRSQLREGRASLREKEEQLLSLRDSFGSKQASLELGEAELPAACLKPALTPVDPAEPQDALATCESDEAKMRRQAGVAAAASLVSLDGEADAGGESGTRALRREVGRLQAELAAERRARERQGASFAEERRVWLEEKEKVIEYQKQLQLSYVEMYQRNQQLERRLRERGAAGGASTPTPQHGEEKKAWTPSRLERIESTEI, from the exons ATGGCCCCTGCAGACCGGGCCTCGGAGGGTCCCAGGCTTGAGGACCCgtcggccccccacccccttggaaAG TGCCCCCTTGGCTTAGTCATGGCGAAGCTGGAGACACTGCCTGTGCGTGCTGACCCAGGGCGGGATCCTCTCCTGGCCTTTGCCCCTCGGCCCTCTGAGCTCGGACCCCCAGACCCTCGCCTGGCCATGGGCAGTGTGGGCAGTGGGGTGGCCCATGCCCAGGAGTTCGCCATGAAGAGTGTGGGCACCCgcacagggggtgggggcagccaggGCAGTTTCCCTGGCCCCCGCAGCAGTGGTGGTGGGGCGAGCAGGGAGAGGCCAGGCCGCTACCCCTCAGAAGACAAGGCTCTCGCCAACTCCCTCTACCTCAACGGCGAGCTGCGGGGCAGTGACCACACTGATGTCTGCGGCAATGTGGTGGGCAGCAGTGGTGGCAGTAGCAGCAGCGGTGGCAGTGACAAGGCCCCACCACAGTATCGTGAGCCCAGCCATCCGCCTAAGCTCCTGGCCACCTCTGGCAAGCTAGACCAG TGCTCAGAGCCGCTAGTTCGGCCTTCAGCCTTCAAGCCCGTTGTACCCAAGAACTTCCACTCCATGCAGAACTTGTGCCCCCCGCAAACCAATGGTACTCCTGAGGGGCGACAGGGTCCTGGTGGTCTCAAGGGCGGACTAGACAAGTCTCGGACCATGACCCcagcgggcgggggtgggggcggcctcTCAGACTCCGGCCGGAACTCACTCACAAGCCTGCCCACCTACAGCTCCAGCTATAGCCAGCACCTGGCGCCCCTCAGTGCCTCCACCAGCCACATCAACCGCATCGGCACTGCCAGCTACGGTGGtggcagcggcggcagcagcggtGGTGGCTCGGGCTACCAGGACCTGGGAACCTCCGACAGTGGGCGGGCCTCCAGCAAGAGTGGGTCGTCCTCCTCCATGGGTCGGCCAGGCCACCTGGGGTCTGGGGAGGGCGGAGGTGGAGCCCTGCCCTTCGCGGCCTGCTCACCACCCTCGCCCAGTGCTCTGATCCAGGAGCTAGAGGAGCGGCTgtgggagaaggagcaggaggtgGCAGCCCTGCGGCGGAGCCTGGAACAGAGCGAGGCCGCGGTGGCCCAGGTGCTGGAGGAGCGGCAGAAGGCGTGGGAGCGCGAGCTGGCTGAGCTGCGGCAGGGCTGCAGTGGGAAGCTGCAGCAGGTGGCCCGCCGCGCCCAGCGCGCCCAGCAGGGCCTACAGTTGCAGGTGCTGCGACTGCAGCAGGACAAGAAGCAGCTGCAGGAGGAGGCAGCCCGACTGATGCGGCAGCGGGAAGAGCTTGAGGACAAGGTGGCCGCCTGCCAGAAGGAGCAGGCTGACTTCCTGCCCCGGATGGAGGAAACTAAGTGGGAG GTGTGCCAGAAGGCAGGGGAGATCTCCCTCCTGAAGCAGCAGCTGAAGGACTCGCAGGCCGACGTGTCCCAGAAGCTGAGCGAGATCGTGGGGCTGCGCTCGCAGCTGCGGGAGGGCCGGGCCTCGCTGCGGGAGAAGGAGGAGCAGCTGCTCAGCCTGAGGGACTCCTTCGGCAGCAAACAGGCCAGCCTGGAGCTGGGTGAGGCCGAGCTGCCCGCGGCCTGCCTCAAACCTGCGCTGACCCCCGTGGACCCGGCGGAGCCCCAGGATGCCCTGGCCACGTGCGAGAGCGACGAGGCCAAGATGCGCCGGCAGGCCGGGGTGGCCGCCGCCGCCTCGTTGGTTTCCTTGGACGGGGAGGCGGATGCTGGCGGGGAGAGCGGGACGCGGGCCCTGCGgcgggaggtggggaggctgCAGGCCGAGCTGGCGGCCGAGCGGCGAGCCCGGGAGCGCCAGGGAGCCAGCTTCGCGGAGGAGCGCCGCGTGTggctggaggagaaggagaaggtcaTCGAGTACCAGAAGCAGCTGCAGCTGAGTTACGTGGAGATGTACCAGCGCAACCAGCAGCTGGAGCGGCGGCTGCGGGAGCGCGGGGCTGCGGGGGGTGCCAGCACGCCCACCCCGCAACACGGCGAGGAGAAGAAAGCCTGGACGCCCTCCCGCCTCGAGCGCATTGAGTCCACAGAAatctga
- the LZTS3 gene encoding leucine zipper putative tumor suppressor 3 isoform X3, whose product MAKLETLPVRADPGRDPLLAFAPRPSELGPPDPRLAMGSVGSGVAHAQEFAMKSVGTRTGGGGSQGSFPGPRSSGGGASRERPGRYPSEDKALANSLYLNGELRGSDHTDVCGNVVGSSGGSSSSGGSDKAPPQYREPSHPPKLLATSGKLDQCSEPLVRPSAFKPVVPKNFHSMQNLCPPQTNGTPEGRQGPGGLKGGLDKSRTMTPAGGGGGGLSDSGRNSLTSLPTYSSSYSQHLAPLSASTSHINRIGTASYGGGSGGSSGGGSGYQDLGTSDSGRASSKSGSSSSMGRPGHLGSGEGGGGALPFAACSPPSPSALIQELEERLWEKEQEVAALRRSLEQSEAAVAQVLEERQKAWERELAELRQGCSGKLQQVARRAQRAQQGLQLQVLRLQQDKKQLQEEAARLMRQREELEDKVAACQKEQADFLPRMEETKWEVCQKAGEISLLKQQLKDSQADVSQKLSEIVGLRSQLREGRASLREKEEQLLSLRDSFGSKQASLELGEAELPAACLKPALTPVDPAEPQDALATCESDEAKMRRQAGVAAAASLVSLDGEADAGGESGTRALRREVGRLQAELAAERRARERQGASFAEERRVWLEEKEKVIEYQKQLQLSYVEMYQRNQQLERRLRERGAAGGASTPTPQHGEEKKAWTPSRLERIESTEI is encoded by the exons ATGGCGAAGCTGGAGACACTGCCTGTGCGTGCTGACCCAGGGCGGGATCCTCTCCTGGCCTTTGCCCCTCGGCCCTCTGAGCTCGGACCCCCAGACCCTCGCCTGGCCATGGGCAGTGTGGGCAGTGGGGTGGCCCATGCCCAGGAGTTCGCCATGAAGAGTGTGGGCACCCgcacagggggtgggggcagccaggGCAGTTTCCCTGGCCCCCGCAGCAGTGGTGGTGGGGCGAGCAGGGAGAGGCCAGGCCGCTACCCCTCAGAAGACAAGGCTCTCGCCAACTCCCTCTACCTCAACGGCGAGCTGCGGGGCAGTGACCACACTGATGTCTGCGGCAATGTGGTGGGCAGCAGTGGTGGCAGTAGCAGCAGCGGTGGCAGTGACAAGGCCCCACCACAGTATCGTGAGCCCAGCCATCCGCCTAAGCTCCTGGCCACCTCTGGCAAGCTAGACCAG TGCTCAGAGCCGCTAGTTCGGCCTTCAGCCTTCAAGCCCGTTGTACCCAAGAACTTCCACTCCATGCAGAACTTGTGCCCCCCGCAAACCAATGGTACTCCTGAGGGGCGACAGGGTCCTGGTGGTCTCAAGGGCGGACTAGACAAGTCTCGGACCATGACCCcagcgggcgggggtgggggcggcctcTCAGACTCCGGCCGGAACTCACTCACAAGCCTGCCCACCTACAGCTCCAGCTATAGCCAGCACCTGGCGCCCCTCAGTGCCTCCACCAGCCACATCAACCGCATCGGCACTGCCAGCTACGGTGGtggcagcggcggcagcagcggtGGTGGCTCGGGCTACCAGGACCTGGGAACCTCCGACAGTGGGCGGGCCTCCAGCAAGAGTGGGTCGTCCTCCTCCATGGGTCGGCCAGGCCACCTGGGGTCTGGGGAGGGCGGAGGTGGAGCCCTGCCCTTCGCGGCCTGCTCACCACCCTCGCCCAGTGCTCTGATCCAGGAGCTAGAGGAGCGGCTgtgggagaaggagcaggaggtgGCAGCCCTGCGGCGGAGCCTGGAACAGAGCGAGGCCGCGGTGGCCCAGGTGCTGGAGGAGCGGCAGAAGGCGTGGGAGCGCGAGCTGGCTGAGCTGCGGCAGGGCTGCAGTGGGAAGCTGCAGCAGGTGGCCCGCCGCGCCCAGCGCGCCCAGCAGGGCCTACAGTTGCAGGTGCTGCGACTGCAGCAGGACAAGAAGCAGCTGCAGGAGGAGGCAGCCCGACTGATGCGGCAGCGGGAAGAGCTTGAGGACAAGGTGGCCGCCTGCCAGAAGGAGCAGGCTGACTTCCTGCCCCGGATGGAGGAAACTAAGTGGGAG GTGTGCCAGAAGGCAGGGGAGATCTCCCTCCTGAAGCAGCAGCTGAAGGACTCGCAGGCCGACGTGTCCCAGAAGCTGAGCGAGATCGTGGGGCTGCGCTCGCAGCTGCGGGAGGGCCGGGCCTCGCTGCGGGAGAAGGAGGAGCAGCTGCTCAGCCTGAGGGACTCCTTCGGCAGCAAACAGGCCAGCCTGGAGCTGGGTGAGGCCGAGCTGCCCGCGGCCTGCCTCAAACCTGCGCTGACCCCCGTGGACCCGGCGGAGCCCCAGGATGCCCTGGCCACGTGCGAGAGCGACGAGGCCAAGATGCGCCGGCAGGCCGGGGTGGCCGCCGCCGCCTCGTTGGTTTCCTTGGACGGGGAGGCGGATGCTGGCGGGGAGAGCGGGACGCGGGCCCTGCGgcgggaggtggggaggctgCAGGCCGAGCTGGCGGCCGAGCGGCGAGCCCGGGAGCGCCAGGGAGCCAGCTTCGCGGAGGAGCGCCGCGTGTggctggaggagaaggagaaggtcaTCGAGTACCAGAAGCAGCTGCAGCTGAGTTACGTGGAGATGTACCAGCGCAACCAGCAGCTGGAGCGGCGGCTGCGGGAGCGCGGGGCTGCGGGGGGTGCCAGCACGCCCACCCCGCAACACGGCGAGGAGAAGAAAGCCTGGACGCCCTCCCGCCTCGAGCGCATTGAGTCCACAGAAatctga
- the LZTS3 gene encoding leucine zipper putative tumor suppressor 3 isoform X2, whose protein sequence is MAPADRASEGPRLEDPSAPHPLGKCPLGLVMAKLETLPVRADPGRDPLLAFAPRPSELGPPDPRLAMGSVGSGVAHAQEFAMKSVGTRTGGGGSQGSFPGPRSSGGGASRERPGRYPSEDKALANSLYLNGELRGSDHTDVCGNVVGSSGGSSSSGGSDKAPPQYREPSHPPKLLATSGKLDQCSEPLVRPSAFKPVVPKNFHSMQNLCPPQTNGTPEGRQGPGGLKGGLDKSRTMTPAGGGGGGLSDSGRNSLTSLPTYSSSYSQHLAPLSASTSHINRIGTASYGGGSGGSSGGGSGYQDLGTSDSGRASSKSGSSSSMGRPGHLGSGEGGGGALPFAACSPPSPSALIQELEERLWEKEQEVAALRRSLEQSEAAVAQVLEERQKAWERELAELRQGCSGKLQQVARRAQRAQQGLQLQVLRLQQDKKQLQEEAARLMRQREELEDKVCQKAGEISLLKQQLKDSQADVSQKLSEIVGLRSQLREGRASLREKEEQLLSLRDSFGSKQASLELGEAELPAACLKPALTPVDPAEPQDALATCESDEAKMRRQAGVAAAASLVSLDGEADAGGESGTRALRREVGRLQAELAAERRARERQGASFAEERRVWLEEKEKVIEYQKQLQLSYVEMYQRNQQLERRLRERGAAGGASTPTPQHGEEKKAWTPSRLERIESTEI, encoded by the exons ATGGCCCCTGCAGACCGGGCCTCGGAGGGTCCCAGGCTTGAGGACCCgtcggccccccacccccttggaaAG TGCCCCCTTGGCTTAGTCATGGCGAAGCTGGAGACACTGCCTGTGCGTGCTGACCCAGGGCGGGATCCTCTCCTGGCCTTTGCCCCTCGGCCCTCTGAGCTCGGACCCCCAGACCCTCGCCTGGCCATGGGCAGTGTGGGCAGTGGGGTGGCCCATGCCCAGGAGTTCGCCATGAAGAGTGTGGGCACCCgcacagggggtgggggcagccaggGCAGTTTCCCTGGCCCCCGCAGCAGTGGTGGTGGGGCGAGCAGGGAGAGGCCAGGCCGCTACCCCTCAGAAGACAAGGCTCTCGCCAACTCCCTCTACCTCAACGGCGAGCTGCGGGGCAGTGACCACACTGATGTCTGCGGCAATGTGGTGGGCAGCAGTGGTGGCAGTAGCAGCAGCGGTGGCAGTGACAAGGCCCCACCACAGTATCGTGAGCCCAGCCATCCGCCTAAGCTCCTGGCCACCTCTGGCAAGCTAGACCAG TGCTCAGAGCCGCTAGTTCGGCCTTCAGCCTTCAAGCCCGTTGTACCCAAGAACTTCCACTCCATGCAGAACTTGTGCCCCCCGCAAACCAATGGTACTCCTGAGGGGCGACAGGGTCCTGGTGGTCTCAAGGGCGGACTAGACAAGTCTCGGACCATGACCCcagcgggcgggggtgggggcggcctcTCAGACTCCGGCCGGAACTCACTCACAAGCCTGCCCACCTACAGCTCCAGCTATAGCCAGCACCTGGCGCCCCTCAGTGCCTCCACCAGCCACATCAACCGCATCGGCACTGCCAGCTACGGTGGtggcagcggcggcagcagcggtGGTGGCTCGGGCTACCAGGACCTGGGAACCTCCGACAGTGGGCGGGCCTCCAGCAAGAGTGGGTCGTCCTCCTCCATGGGTCGGCCAGGCCACCTGGGGTCTGGGGAGGGCGGAGGTGGAGCCCTGCCCTTCGCGGCCTGCTCACCACCCTCGCCCAGTGCTCTGATCCAGGAGCTAGAGGAGCGGCTgtgggagaaggagcaggaggtgGCAGCCCTGCGGCGGAGCCTGGAACAGAGCGAGGCCGCGGTGGCCCAGGTGCTGGAGGAGCGGCAGAAGGCGTGGGAGCGCGAGCTGGCTGAGCTGCGGCAGGGCTGCAGTGGGAAGCTGCAGCAGGTGGCCCGCCGCGCCCAGCGCGCCCAGCAGGGCCTACAGTTGCAGGTGCTGCGACTGCAGCAGGACAAGAAGCAGCTGCAGGAGGAGGCAGCCCGACTGATGCGGCAGCGGGAAGAGCTTGAGGACAAG GTGTGCCAGAAGGCAGGGGAGATCTCCCTCCTGAAGCAGCAGCTGAAGGACTCGCAGGCCGACGTGTCCCAGAAGCTGAGCGAGATCGTGGGGCTGCGCTCGCAGCTGCGGGAGGGCCGGGCCTCGCTGCGGGAGAAGGAGGAGCAGCTGCTCAGCCTGAGGGACTCCTTCGGCAGCAAACAGGCCAGCCTGGAGCTGGGTGAGGCCGAGCTGCCCGCGGCCTGCCTCAAACCTGCGCTGACCCCCGTGGACCCGGCGGAGCCCCAGGATGCCCTGGCCACGTGCGAGAGCGACGAGGCCAAGATGCGCCGGCAGGCCGGGGTGGCCGCCGCCGCCTCGTTGGTTTCCTTGGACGGGGAGGCGGATGCTGGCGGGGAGAGCGGGACGCGGGCCCTGCGgcgggaggtggggaggctgCAGGCCGAGCTGGCGGCCGAGCGGCGAGCCCGGGAGCGCCAGGGAGCCAGCTTCGCGGAGGAGCGCCGCGTGTggctggaggagaaggagaaggtcaTCGAGTACCAGAAGCAGCTGCAGCTGAGTTACGTGGAGATGTACCAGCGCAACCAGCAGCTGGAGCGGCGGCTGCGGGAGCGCGGGGCTGCGGGGGGTGCCAGCACGCCCACCCCGCAACACGGCGAGGAGAAGAAAGCCTGGACGCCCTCCCGCCTCGAGCGCATTGAGTCCACAGAAatctga